One Cellulomonas sp. NS3 genomic region harbors:
- a CDS encoding SDR family oxidoreductase: MTDDPRPSPDLLPEPVAPSLPGLVPGLDADGRPAPDAPLVAVTGVTGYVGGRLVPELLAAGYRVRALARNPERLRGRSWYADVEVAQADAGELEEIRAALRGVRIAYYLIHALGTGPTFEARDRRTALTFAQAAREAGVERIVYLGGLYPEGEELSPHLASRTEVGEILLASGVPTTVLRAAVILGSGSASFEMMRYLTERLPAMTVPRWVENRIQPIAIRDVLRYLVGSAAMPPDVSRGFDIGGPDVLTYREMMQRYAQAAGLPRRIIVGVGVLTPRLSSLWVSLVTPVPSGLARPLVESLVHEVVCDEHDIAEHVPDPPGGLIGFDRAVRLALQRIQDADVTTRWSSASVTGAPSDPLPGDPDWAGGSMYVDERRVEVDASPESLWRVIETIGGESGWYSWPLAWQLRGLADKLVGGPGLRRGRRPGRLLVDDAVDWWRVEEVEPGALLRLRAEMRVPGLAWLELRVEPVEGDDHRTVFAQRALFHPHGLAGQLYWGAVYPFHGVVFGGMQRNIARAAETAERARTDRRPAGEDVRSRS, encoded by the coding sequence ATGACCGACGACCCCCGGCCCTCGCCCGACCTGCTGCCCGAGCCCGTCGCGCCCTCCCTCCCGGGGCTCGTGCCAGGGCTGGACGCCGACGGTCGACCGGCGCCCGACGCGCCTCTCGTGGCCGTGACCGGCGTGACCGGCTACGTCGGCGGTCGGCTCGTCCCCGAGCTGCTCGCCGCGGGGTACCGCGTGCGTGCGCTCGCCCGCAACCCCGAGCGGCTGCGCGGGAGGTCCTGGTACGCCGACGTCGAGGTCGCGCAGGCCGACGCGGGCGAGCTCGAGGAGATCCGGGCCGCGCTGCGCGGCGTGCGGATCGCCTACTACCTGATCCACGCGCTCGGGACCGGCCCGACGTTCGAGGCCCGCGACCGGCGCACCGCGCTGACGTTCGCGCAGGCCGCGCGCGAGGCCGGCGTCGAGCGCATCGTCTACCTCGGCGGGCTCTATCCCGAGGGCGAGGAGCTGTCGCCGCACCTCGCGTCGCGCACCGAGGTCGGCGAGATCCTGCTCGCGTCGGGCGTCCCGACGACCGTGCTGCGCGCCGCAGTGATCCTCGGCTCGGGCTCGGCGTCGTTCGAGATGATGCGCTACCTGACCGAGCGGCTCCCCGCGATGACCGTGCCGCGCTGGGTCGAGAACCGCATCCAGCCGATCGCGATCCGCGACGTGCTGCGCTACCTGGTCGGCTCCGCCGCGATGCCGCCCGACGTGAGCCGCGGCTTCGACATCGGCGGCCCCGACGTCCTCACCTACCGCGAGATGATGCAGCGCTACGCGCAGGCCGCCGGGCTCCCCCGCCGGATCATCGTCGGCGTGGGCGTGCTCACCCCGCGGCTGTCGAGCCTGTGGGTCTCGCTCGTCACCCCGGTGCCGTCGGGCCTCGCCCGCCCGCTCGTCGAGTCGCTCGTGCACGAGGTCGTGTGCGACGAGCACGACATCGCCGAGCACGTCCCCGACCCGCCCGGCGGGCTCATCGGCTTCGACCGGGCCGTGCGCCTCGCGCTCCAGCGCATCCAGGACGCCGACGTCACGACGCGCTGGTCCTCGGCGTCGGTCACGGGAGCGCCGAGCGACCCGCTGCCGGGCGACCCCGACTGGGCGGGCGGCTCGATGTACGTCGACGAGCGGCGCGTCGAGGTGGACGCCTCGCCCGAGTCGCTGTGGCGCGTCATCGAGACGATCGGCGGCGAGAGCGGCTGGTACTCCTGGCCCCTGGCGTGGCAGCTGCGCGGGCTCGCGGACAAGCTCGTCGGCGGCCCGGGCCTGCGTCGTGGGCGCCGGCCGGGGCGGCTGCTCGTGGACGACGCGGTCGACTGGTGGCGCGTCGAGGAGGTCGAGCCGGGCGCGCTGCTGCGGCTGCGCGCCGAGATGCGGGTGCCCGGCCTCGCGTGGCTCGAGCTGCGGGTCGAGCCGGTCGAGGGCGACGACCACCGCACGGTCTTCGCGCAGCGCGCGCTGTTCCACCCGCACGGGCTCGCCGGCCAGCTCTACTGGGGTGCGGTCTACCCGTTCCACGGCGTCGTGTTCGGCGGGATGCAGCGCAACATCGCCCGCGCCGCCGAGACCGCCGAGCGCGCGCGCACTGACCGCCGGCCGGCCGGCGAGGACGTCCGCTCGCGCAGCTGA
- a CDS encoding acyl-CoA thioesterase has product MTTEPTAVTPTRALLDVLDLGPDAADPDAFTGTSLPQPSGRVFGGQVLAQALLAAGRTVPVTRLPHSLHGYFLRAGDVREPISFAVERLRDGRSFTARRTHALQGGAPILSMIASFQEEQPGLDYAEPMPDAPDPEDVVSADTHLAGIDHPVARFWSQESAFDVRHVEGAIYLGGSGEPAGQQMVWVRSREALPDDQLLHRALLAFACDQVMLEPVLRRSGHSWATRGLSIASLDHAMWWHRDVRVDDWLLYTQTAPSAQGGRGLGAARVFTRDGTHVASIAQEGMVRVPD; this is encoded by the coding sequence ATGACGACCGAACCCACCGCCGTGACCCCCACGCGGGCCCTGCTCGACGTGCTCGACCTGGGCCCGGACGCCGCGGACCCCGACGCCTTCACCGGCACGAGCCTCCCCCAGCCCAGCGGTCGCGTCTTCGGCGGCCAGGTGCTCGCGCAGGCCCTGCTCGCCGCCGGGCGCACCGTGCCGGTGACGCGGCTGCCGCACTCGCTGCACGGCTACTTCCTGCGGGCGGGCGACGTCCGCGAGCCGATCTCGTTCGCGGTCGAGCGGCTGCGCGACGGGCGGTCGTTCACCGCACGGCGCACGCACGCGCTCCAGGGCGGGGCCCCGATCCTGTCGATGATCGCGTCGTTCCAGGAGGAGCAGCCCGGCCTCGACTACGCCGAGCCGATGCCGGACGCCCCCGACCCGGAGGACGTCGTCTCCGCGGACACCCACCTCGCCGGCATCGACCACCCCGTCGCGCGGTTCTGGAGCCAGGAGAGCGCGTTCGACGTCCGGCACGTCGAGGGCGCGATCTACCTCGGCGGCTCGGGCGAGCCGGCGGGCCAGCAGATGGTGTGGGTCCGCTCGCGCGAGGCCCTCCCCGACGACCAGCTCCTGCACCGCGCGCTGCTCGCCTTCGCGTGCGACCAGGTGATGCTCGAGCCGGTCCTGCGCCGGAGCGGGCACAGCTGGGCGACGCGCGGGCTGTCGATCGCGAGCCTCGACCACGCGATGTGGTGGCACCGGGACGTGCGCGTCGACGACTGGCTGCTCTACACGCAGACGGCGCCGAGCGCGCAGGGCGGCCGCGGCCTCGGGGCGGCCCGGGTGTTCACGCGCGACGGGACGCACGTCGCGTCGATCGCGCAGGAGGGCATGGTCCGGGTCCCCGACTGA
- a CDS encoding GTP-binding protein HSR1: protein MSARRSGRAPGRDLTAQVDALAEAVDAGQGRLPQRVLDDADAVLAHARERAALSGEYTVVALAGATGSGKSSLLNAVAGADLAVPGVRRPTTGRALAAVWPTPASEGSARDDTAATGTSGTGTAETRSAGTGSAGTGTAGSGSAGTGGARAGTAVRALTGGPGDAAGEDGAAHALLDWLGVDERHEVAGTVTPSGVTTGLVLLDLPDHDSVETEHRVRAERLYGRVDLLVWVVDPQKYADAALHVRYLRPLAGHSSVVVLVLNHADRLTPDERERCLADLRRLAAEDGLRDVPVLAVSARTGNGVPDLQALLAEAARRREAATERVRADVRRAARELLAACGEAPANRAAKQARAELVSALEEAAAVPTVVAAVRRSAARQARAATGWPATRWLARFRPDPLRRLGLGSGRSDEQRPDLARTSLPTPGPAARARAATAVRTYADAATAGAPDDWVLAARRRATTDGLPDALDQAVAGTRLEAERRPVWWGVLGALQWVLFAALVAGLLWLALLAGAAYLQLPAPPTPVWWELPAPTVLAVGGALAGLLVALLGRVAGGVGARRRATRVRRRLREAIDAVAGRLVVEPVTSELAALERCRDGARRAAR from the coding sequence GTGAGCGCCCGACGCAGCGGCCGCGCACCGGGACGGGACCTCACCGCGCAGGTCGACGCGCTCGCGGAAGCCGTGGACGCGGGCCAGGGCCGCCTCCCGCAGCGCGTGCTCGACGACGCCGACGCGGTGCTCGCGCACGCACGCGAGCGAGCGGCGCTGTCGGGGGAGTACACCGTCGTCGCGCTCGCCGGGGCGACCGGCTCGGGCAAGTCCTCGTTGCTCAACGCCGTCGCCGGTGCGGACCTCGCGGTCCCGGGGGTGCGCAGGCCGACCACCGGCCGTGCGCTCGCTGCGGTGTGGCCCACGCCCGCGAGCGAGGGCTCCGCGCGCGACGACACGGCAGCAACGGGCACGTCGGGAACGGGCACCGCGGAGACGCGCTCGGCGGGGACGGGCTCGGCGGGGACGGGCACGGCGGGGAGCGGCTCGGCGGGGACCGGCGGGGCACGGGCCGGCACGGCGGTGCGGGCACTGACGGGGGGACCGGGCGACGCGGCCGGGGAGGACGGCGCCGCGCACGCGCTGCTCGACTGGCTCGGGGTCGACGAGCGGCACGAGGTCGCCGGGACGGTCACGCCCTCGGGCGTCACGACGGGCCTCGTGCTCCTCGACCTGCCCGACCACGACTCGGTCGAGACCGAGCACCGTGTGCGCGCCGAGCGGCTCTACGGCCGGGTCGACCTCCTCGTGTGGGTCGTCGACCCGCAGAAGTACGCCGACGCCGCGCTGCACGTGCGCTACCTCCGCCCGCTCGCGGGGCACTCCTCGGTCGTCGTGCTCGTGCTCAACCACGCGGACCGGCTGACGCCCGACGAGCGCGAGCGCTGCCTGGCCGACCTGCGCCGGCTCGCCGCCGAGGACGGCCTCCGCGACGTCCCCGTGCTCGCCGTCAGCGCGCGCACGGGCAACGGTGTCCCTGACCTCCAGGCGCTGCTCGCCGAGGCGGCGCGGCGGCGTGAGGCCGCGACCGAACGCGTCCGGGCCGACGTCCGCCGTGCTGCGCGCGAGCTGCTCGCCGCCTGCGGCGAGGCCCCCGCGAACCGCGCGGCCAAGCAGGCGCGCGCCGAGCTCGTCTCGGCGCTCGAGGAGGCGGCCGCCGTCCCGACGGTCGTGGCGGCGGTGCGGCGCTCGGCGGCGCGGCAGGCCCGCGCTGCGACGGGGTGGCCCGCCACGCGCTGGCTCGCGCGCTTCCGGCCGGACCCGCTGCGGCGGCTCGGCCTCGGCTCCGGGCGCTCGGACGAGCAACGCCCCGACCTCGCCCGCACGTCGCTCCCGACGCCGGGACCCGCCGCACGCGCCCGCGCGGCGACCGCGGTGCGGACCTACGCGGACGCGGCCACGGCCGGGGCGCCCGACGACTGGGTCCTCGCGGCGCGCCGGCGGGCCACGACCGACGGTCTGCCGGACGCGCTCGACCAGGCGGTGGCCGGGACGCGGCTCGAGGCGGAGCGTCGTCCGGTGTGGTGGGGGGTGCTCGGTGCCCTGCAGTGGGTGCTGTTCGCGGCCCTCGTCGCGGGGCTGCTGTGGCTCGCGCTGCTCGCCGGTGCGGCGTACCTCCAGCTGCCCGCACCCCCCACGCCCGTCTGGTGGGAGCTGCCCGCGCCGACGGTGCTCGCGGTCGGCGGCGCGCTCGCCGGGCTGCTCGTGGCGCTGCTCGGGCGGGTCGCCGGGGGAGTCGGAGCCCGGCGGAGGGCGACTCGGGTGCGGCGACGGCTGCGCGAGGCGATCGACGCGGTCGCGGGACGGCTCGTCGTCGAACCCGTCACGTCGGAGCTCGCCGCGCTCGAGCGGTGCCGCGACGGAGCACGCCGCGCCGCTCGCTGA
- a CDS encoding globin, translating into MTSPAPEPGPAHRADSFYAVIGGHDTFVRLVDAFYRGVADDPVLRPMYPEEDLGPAAERLTLFLEQYWGGPTTYSDQRGHPRLRMRHAPFKVNPDARDRWLAHMREAVMELGLAPLHEAQLWDYLERAAHSMLNTFED; encoded by the coding sequence GTGACCTCCCCCGCTCCCGAGCCCGGCCCGGCCCACCGCGCCGACTCGTTCTACGCCGTGATCGGCGGCCACGACACGTTCGTCCGGCTCGTCGACGCGTTCTACCGCGGAGTCGCCGACGACCCGGTGCTGCGGCCGATGTACCCCGAGGAGGACCTCGGCCCCGCGGCCGAGCGCCTCACGCTGTTCCTCGAGCAGTACTGGGGCGGCCCGACGACGTACTCGGACCAGCGCGGGCACCCGCGCCTGCGCATGCGGCACGCGCCGTTCAAGGTCAACCCCGACGCCCGCGACCGCTGGCTCGCGCACATGCGCGAGGCGGTCATGGAGCTCGGGCTGGCCCCGCTGCACGAGGCGCAGCTGTGGGACTACCTCGAGCGCGCCGCCCACTCGATGCTCAACACGTTCGAGGACTGA
- a CDS encoding glucose PTS transporter subunit EIIB, which produces MSKAEQILAALGGDANVVDLEPCITRLRVEVTDPQLVDETALKATGAFGVVRSGRVVQVIVGPEADNLAAELDTLR; this is translated from the coding sequence ATGAGCAAGGCAGAGCAGATCCTCGCGGCGCTGGGCGGCGACGCGAACGTCGTCGATCTGGAGCCGTGCATCACCCGTCTGCGCGTCGAGGTGACGGACCCGCAGCTCGTCGACGAGACGGCGCTCAAGGCGACCGGCGCGTTCGGCGTGGTCCGGTCCGGTCGCGTCGTGCAGGTCATCGTCGGCCCCGAGGCCGACAACCTCGCCGCGGAGCTCGACACCCTCCGCTGA
- a CDS encoding acyl-CoA thioesterase, whose translation MTRLVVPVQLRWSDMDAYAHVNNVAMLTLLEEARIQAFWRQVPSADVPEGTWPTAVLDAGPGAELSTLVARQEIEYLRPLGYRRTPVLVEMWIGHLGGASLDVCYEVRDAPADDGGTVFARALTTVVLVDAATGGPRRIGPEVRAAWEVYLEAPVQLRRRR comes from the coding sequence GTGACCCGACTCGTGGTCCCGGTCCAGCTGCGCTGGTCCGACATGGACGCGTACGCGCACGTCAACAACGTCGCCATGCTGACGCTGCTCGAGGAGGCGCGGATCCAGGCGTTCTGGCGCCAGGTGCCGTCCGCCGACGTCCCCGAGGGGACGTGGCCCACGGCGGTGCTCGACGCGGGACCGGGCGCCGAGCTGTCGACGCTCGTCGCGCGCCAGGAGATCGAGTACCTGCGGCCGCTGGGCTACCGGCGCACGCCGGTCCTCGTCGAGATGTGGATCGGGCACCTCGGCGGCGCGAGCCTCGACGTCTGCTACGAGGTGCGGGACGCACCCGCGGACGACGGCGGCACGGTGTTCGCCCGCGCGCTCACGACCGTGGTCCTCGTCGACGCTGCGACCGGGGGGCCGCGGCGCATCGGCCCCGAGGTGCGCGCCGCCTGGGAGGTCTACCTCGAGGCGCCCGTCCAGCTGCGTCGCCGCCGCTGA
- a CDS encoding DNA topoisomerase IB: MPRLRRARVDGPGWTRRRAGRGFFYLDAHGERITDEDDLDRIASLAIPPAWRDVWISPHANAHIQATGMDDAGRRQYLYHAQWRLRRDRLKHDKVLQVARSLPAARRRVRKDLDLDGMPREKVLALAFRLLDLAYFRAGGEGYAAKNGSYGLATLQKEHVRILRPETPDGEGRVHFHYPAKSGQVRDVVIEDDEVATLLRRLVRRRDDAGDLLAWQDDGDTWHDVTSADVVAYVKDRLGSDASPKDFRTWHATVLAARALADAGPPPRSERARRKVVTEVVRDVSGELGNTPAVCRASYIDPRVIDLWERGHTIRPTRSRLVAEKETLALLA, encoded by the coding sequence ATGCCCAGGCTGCGCCGCGCACGTGTCGACGGTCCCGGCTGGACGCGTCGCCGCGCCGGCCGGGGCTTCTTCTACCTGGACGCCCACGGCGAGCGGATCACCGACGAGGACGACCTCGACCGGATCGCCTCGCTCGCGATCCCGCCCGCGTGGCGCGACGTGTGGATCAGCCCGCACGCGAACGCGCACATCCAGGCGACGGGGATGGACGACGCCGGGCGGCGCCAGTACCTGTACCACGCGCAGTGGCGGCTGCGCCGGGACCGCCTCAAGCACGACAAGGTGCTCCAGGTCGCCCGCAGCCTGCCCGCGGCACGGCGCCGGGTGCGCAAGGACCTCGACCTCGACGGCATGCCGCGCGAGAAGGTGCTCGCCCTCGCGTTCCGGCTGCTCGACCTCGCCTACTTCCGCGCCGGCGGGGAGGGGTACGCCGCGAAGAACGGCTCGTACGGGCTCGCGACGCTCCAGAAGGAGCACGTGCGGATCCTGCGCCCCGAGACCCCCGACGGCGAGGGACGCGTGCACTTCCACTACCCCGCGAAGTCCGGCCAGGTCCGTGACGTCGTGATCGAGGACGACGAGGTCGCGACGCTCCTGCGCCGGCTCGTGCGCCGCCGCGACGACGCGGGCGACCTGCTCGCCTGGCAGGACGACGGCGACACGTGGCACGACGTCACGAGCGCCGACGTCGTCGCCTACGTCAAGGACCGGCTCGGGTCCGACGCGAGCCCCAAGGACTTCCGCACGTGGCACGCGACGGTGCTCGCCGCGCGCGCCCTGGCCGACGCCGGCCCGCCACCCCGGTCCGAGCGCGCGCGCCGCAAGGTCGTCACCGAGGTGGTCCGCGACGTCTCGGGAGAGCTCGGGAACACCCCGGCCGTGTGCCGCGCGTCGTACATCGACCCGCGCGTGATCGACCTCTGGGAGCGGGGGCACACCATCCGCCCGACGCGCTCCCGGCTCGTCGCCGAGAAGGAGACGCTCGCGCTGCTCGCCTGA
- a CDS encoding prolyl oligopeptidase family serine peptidase: MSSSVPLPTPHGTALPPYPPAERLDLVEDLHGRRVADPYRWLEDPHDPRTQAWSDAQDALYAAYRARLVHRDPAGDGPTPGAPADGALSTARLTARLRELLGAGFVGTPAWRGERRFFSRRSGDQEHAVVVVAEPGPDGGTVERVLLDPVALDPAGTTTLDAWQPSKEGDLLAYQVSSGGTEESVLHVLDVATGALVDGPIDRARYSPVAWLPGGEAFYYVRRLPPEELPEGEQQYHRRVWLHRLGTDAAQDVEVFGAGLDRTSYYGVTVSRDGRWLVVSASAGTAPRSDVWIADLTAGVEAPELVPVVVGVDAQTHAWVGRDGRLYLHTDLDAPRGRVAVTDPTSPGVPHWRTLLAEDPEAVLEDVAFTDAGGGPGDVVEPELLVAAWRRHAVSEVTLHDPRTGERLPGDDGTLVLPGLGSIGGLATRPEGGPELWFSYTDHTTVSTVHRFDARTRTTSVWAAPPGLLADLPDVRVQQLATPSADGTTVRAFVVARADALDADGRPLAPAPTILYGYGGFQISLDPAYSATTLAWVEAGGVYVVTNLRGGGEEGEEWHRSGMRGAKQNVFDDFHAVGERLVADGWTTPDRLACWGGSNGGLLVGAALTQRPDLFAAVVCSAPLLDMVRYQRFGLGVTWTEEYGDADNPRELDWLLGYSPYHRVTHGTAYPATLFTVFEGDSRVDPLHARKLAAALQAATSADPEAAPVLVRRETGVGHGGRALSRTVGLTVEQLQFVADRTGLRAAGGER; encoded by the coding sequence ATGAGCTCCTCCGTTCCCCTCCCGACCCCGCACGGCACCGCGCTGCCGCCCTACCCGCCCGCCGAGCGGCTGGACCTCGTCGAGGACCTGCACGGGCGCCGGGTGGCCGACCCGTACCGCTGGCTCGAGGACCCGCACGACCCGCGCACGCAGGCGTGGTCGGACGCGCAGGACGCGCTCTACGCCGCCTACCGTGCTCGGCTCGTGCACCGCGACCCGGCGGGCGACGGCCCGACCCCCGGGGCTCCCGCGGACGGCGCCCTGTCCACCGCCCGGCTCACCGCGCGGCTGCGCGAGCTGCTCGGCGCGGGCTTCGTCGGGACCCCCGCGTGGCGCGGCGAGCGCCGGTTCTTCTCGCGTCGCTCGGGCGACCAGGAGCACGCGGTCGTCGTCGTCGCCGAGCCGGGACCCGACGGCGGCACGGTCGAGCGCGTGCTGCTCGACCCCGTCGCGCTCGACCCCGCCGGAACCACGACGCTCGACGCGTGGCAGCCGAGCAAGGAGGGCGACCTGCTCGCGTACCAGGTGTCCTCGGGCGGCACCGAGGAGAGCGTCCTGCACGTGCTCGACGTCGCGACCGGCGCCCTGGTCGACGGCCCGATCGACCGCGCGCGCTACTCGCCCGTCGCGTGGCTGCCGGGCGGTGAGGCGTTCTACTACGTGCGCCGGCTCCCGCCCGAGGAGCTGCCCGAGGGCGAGCAGCAGTACCACCGGCGCGTCTGGCTGCACCGGCTCGGCACCGACGCCGCGCAGGACGTCGAGGTGTTCGGCGCGGGCCTGGACCGCACGAGCTACTACGGCGTCACCGTCTCGCGCGACGGGCGCTGGCTCGTCGTCTCGGCGTCCGCGGGCACCGCACCGCGCTCCGACGTGTGGATCGCCGACCTGACCGCGGGCGTCGAGGCGCCGGAGCTCGTCCCGGTCGTCGTCGGCGTCGACGCGCAGACGCACGCGTGGGTCGGGCGCGACGGGCGGCTCTACCTGCACACCGACCTCGACGCCCCGCGCGGCCGCGTCGCGGTCACCGACCCGACGTCGCCGGGGGTCCCGCACTGGCGCACGCTGCTCGCCGAGGACCCCGAGGCGGTGCTCGAGGACGTGGCGTTCACCGACGCCGGCGGCGGTCCCGGGGACGTCGTCGAGCCCGAGCTGCTCGTGGCCGCGTGGCGCCGGCACGCCGTGAGCGAGGTGACGCTGCACGACCCGCGCACGGGCGAGCGGCTCCCCGGCGACGACGGCACGCTCGTGCTGCCCGGGCTCGGCTCGATCGGCGGCCTCGCGACGCGGCCCGAGGGCGGCCCGGAGCTGTGGTTCTCCTACACCGACCACACGACGGTCTCGACGGTCCACCGCTTCGACGCCCGGACCCGCACCACGTCCGTGTGGGCCGCACCGCCCGGGCTCCTCGCCGACCTGCCCGACGTGCGGGTGCAGCAGCTCGCGACCCCGAGCGCCGACGGGACGACCGTGCGGGCGTTCGTCGTCGCACGGGCCGACGCGCTCGACGCGGACGGGCGCCCGCTCGCACCGGCGCCGACGATCCTCTACGGCTACGGCGGCTTCCAGATCTCGCTCGACCCGGCCTACTCCGCGACGACGCTCGCGTGGGTCGAGGCCGGCGGGGTCTACGTCGTGACCAACCTGCGGGGCGGCGGCGAGGAGGGCGAGGAGTGGCACCGCAGCGGCATGCGCGGGGCCAAGCAGAACGTCTTCGACGACTTCCACGCGGTCGGCGAGCGACTCGTCGCGGACGGGTGGACCACCCCCGACCGGCTCGCGTGCTGGGGCGGCTCGAACGGCGGCCTGCTGGTCGGCGCCGCGCTCACGCAGCGGCCCGACCTGTTCGCGGCCGTCGTGTGCTCCGCGCCGCTGCTCGACATGGTGCGCTACCAGCGGTTCGGGCTCGGCGTGACGTGGACCGAGGAGTACGGCGACGCCGACAACCCGCGCGAGCTCGACTGGCTGCTCGGGTACTCGCCGTACCACCGCGTCACGCACGGCACGGCCTACCCCGCGACGCTCTTCACGGTGTTCGAGGGCGACTCGCGCGTCGACCCGCTGCACGCGCGCAAGCTCGCGGCGGCGCTCCAGGCCGCCACGAGCGCCGACCCCGAGGCGGCACCCGTGCTGGTCCGCCGCGAGACCGGCGTCGGGCACGGCGGGCGGGCGCTCTCCCGGACCGTCGGGCTCACGGTCGAGCAGCTGCAGTTCGTCGCCGACCGGACGGGGCTGCGCGCGGCGGGCGGTGAGCGGTGA
- a CDS encoding mechanosensitive ion channel family protein, which produces MSARTLLAAGATPEPTETTPADVVREANAAMRWLLETGLPWLLSTGLRVAVILTVAGLVLLALRRVIRTVTNHIAEGTPLLERGRLGDSEVAAALRRASPIVTARRAQRARTIGSVLRSTATIVVGTLAVLMVLDALGANIAPFIASAGIVGVALGFGAQSLVKDFLSGMFMLLEDQYGVGDVVDVGHATGTVEAVALRVTKIRDSSGTLWYVPNGTMVRVGNKTQGWAKAVVEVKVDYFADLDEVRHVLEEAVGRVAADPVLGTYLEGEPSVTGIEDLAFDAVTLQVTVKTAPAMQWEVARALRAAVRRALEEAGIPLGGQRDLLEAYRAQLDAAVRVPDEGAAAPEATGEGGKPAPVTDTRRESDSLDTTAPPADPGRAGR; this is translated from the coding sequence GTGAGCGCCCGGACGCTGCTGGCGGCCGGGGCCACGCCGGAGCCCACCGAGACGACGCCCGCCGACGTCGTGCGCGAGGCGAACGCCGCGATGCGCTGGCTGCTCGAGACCGGGCTCCCGTGGTTGCTCAGCACCGGCCTCCGCGTCGCCGTGATCCTCACGGTCGCCGGCCTGGTGCTGCTCGCGCTGCGGCGGGTCATCCGCACCGTCACCAACCACATCGCCGAGGGCACCCCGCTGCTCGAGCGCGGCCGGCTCGGGGACTCCGAGGTCGCAGCGGCCCTGCGGCGGGCGAGCCCGATCGTCACGGCCCGCCGGGCGCAGCGCGCGCGCACCATCGGCTCGGTCCTGCGCTCGACCGCGACGATCGTCGTCGGGACGCTCGCGGTGCTCATGGTGCTCGACGCGCTCGGCGCCAACATCGCGCCGTTCATCGCGTCCGCGGGGATCGTCGGCGTCGCGCTGGGCTTCGGCGCCCAGAGCCTCGTCAAGGACTTCCTCTCGGGCATGTTCATGCTCCTCGAGGACCAGTACGGCGTCGGCGACGTCGTCGACGTGGGGCACGCGACCGGGACCGTCGAGGCCGTCGCGCTGCGCGTGACCAAGATCCGCGACAGCTCGGGCACGCTCTGGTACGTCCCCAACGGGACGATGGTCCGCGTCGGCAACAAGACCCAGGGATGGGCCAAGGCGGTCGTCGAGGTCAAGGTCGACTACTTCGCGGACCTCGACGAGGTGCGGCACGTGCTCGAGGAGGCCGTCGGGCGCGTCGCCGCCGACCCGGTGCTCGGCACGTACCTCGAGGGCGAGCCGTCGGTCACCGGGATCGAGGACCTGGCGTTCGACGCCGTGACGCTCCAGGTGACCGTCAAGACCGCGCCCGCGATGCAGTGGGAGGTCGCCCGGGCCCTGCGCGCCGCGGTGCGCCGCGCGCTCGAGGAGGCCGGCATCCCGCTCGGCGGTCAGCGCGACCTGCTGGAGGCCTACCGGGCGCAGCTCGACGCGGCGGTGCGCGTGCCCGACGAGGGCGCCGCTGCCCCGGAGGCGACCGGGGAGGGCGGCAAGCCGGCGCCGGTCACGGACACGCGGCGGGAGTCGGACTCGCTCGACACGACGGCGCCGCCCGCCGACCCGGGCCGCGCGGGGCGCTGA
- a CDS encoding DUF4190 domain-containing protein: MTIPPTWPTDDDARPPVAWTPDPAALPDSASVPAASVPAPAGLPYAPAVQEPAASGHAPTGESPAVRGGYAAYPTQGGFDGQSVQGGFDGQSVQGGFAGQPVPGGFAGQPVPGGFGGQPVQGGFGGYPAQGGFAGYPAQGGYAGHPAYGAPDARVRARKKASWSLVWGAVSLLLGAVLAAVAALWLGIEARRLQRANGETATGVATAGIVTGALGLVSLRATGTL, from the coding sequence GTGACGATCCCGCCCACGTGGCCGACCGATGACGACGCTCGACCGCCCGTGGCGTGGACCCCTGACCCGGCCGCGCTGCCCGACAGCGCGTCCGTGCCCGCGGCCTCGGTGCCGGCCCCCGCCGGGCTGCCGTACGCACCGGCGGTCCAGGAGCCCGCGGCGTCGGGCCACGCCCCGACCGGCGAGAGCCCGGCGGTCCGCGGTGGGTACGCCGCGTACCCCACGCAGGGCGGGTTCGACGGGCAGTCGGTGCAGGGCGGGTTCGACGGGCAGTCGGTGCAGGGCGGCTTCGCCGGGCAGCCGGTGCCGGGCGGGTTCGCCGGGCAGCCGGTGCCGGGCGGGTTCGGCGGGCAGCCGGTGCAGGGCGGGTTCGGCGGGTACCCCGCGCAGGGCGGGTTCGCCGGCTACCCCGCGCAGGGCGGGTACGCCGGGCACCCTGCGTACGGCGCGCCGGACGCGCGGGTCCGCGCCCGGAAGAAGGCGAGCTGGTCGCTGGTCTGGGGTGCCGTGAGCCTGCTCCTCGGCGCGGTCCTGGCCGCGGTCGCGGCGCTGTGGCTCGGGATCGAGGCGCGGCGGCTCCAGCGGGCGAACGGTGAGACGGCGACCGGGGTCGCGACCGCGGGCATCGTGACGGGTGCGCTCGGGCTCGTCTCGCTGCGGGCGACCGGGACGCTCTGA